The genomic segment TAAAGAGTATTATGAAATAAATTGTGATTCGTAACATAGGTTTGATTCTTCAGAATTAGAACCTGCTCAAAAGAAATCACTCATTTTTTGTTCTTTCAGAAGAGAAAAGACCGGAATGCCTAGCCACATTTCTTGAGTAGAAGGAAATCCTGCCTATGTTAAACGAAAAGTATAAGTAGAGAAACGTAAGGCAATAAATAAACGATTTCTGTTATTGCAACCAGATTTTGATTTGATCATAGACTTTCAAATCATGCATCAATTGGATGTGCGTGATCCCTCCGAATTCTCTGAAGTTTTCTTTGGGAATGAGTAGCTCATCTTTTTCATCAGCAGACTTCCCTCGGCCACTCCATTTCCCAACAATAGCATCTCCAAATAACTCAGATAACCAATGGCTTGTGTCTTCCATAAGTGTGCCTGTGATCACATAGTATTTTACTTTTGGTAACAAGGGAACATGTGTTTTTTCAAAGCGTATGTATTGGTCCAAATCTTTACCCTTCCAGTCTTCCTCGACCAAAAATCCATAACGAAGGTCTTTGATTCCATCGCTCCTTAGGTTGATTGCTTTTTTTGTGAGGTAGGTGAATGGGTTGGGGATTTTTCCAAGGACCGTACTCACTGTATTGCCTAATTTTTCAAGAGGGGCACCGTGGTGTGGTGACCCGATAAAAATAACATTCTTTACTTTGTCGATCCACTTTGACTTTCTCTTCTTGCCGTAGTAACATGCACTTCGGATCACTAGCCCTCCCATGCTATGGCCTATTAAATCAATTTCTTTACACTCCTTAGGCAACTGTTTCACCAAAAAAGAAAGCAATTCATCGAACTCCTTTCCATTGTCTGAAATATGACGTCCACTGTTGTAGCGGAGATAAAAGGGTTCGATGCCTAAATCCTCCTTTAGCAAACTCCCGTAGTCTGAATCGGTTTTCGGAATTTTCCACATAGTTTCATCGCTTACCAATCCATGGATCAAAATACAGATTCTGGAATTGAAAGTTCTTTTCTGTAACTCTTCTTTGGTGATTGGAACGGCCTGACCGTTCACAAAAAATCCCATACCTTGGGCGAGGAAATCAAACCTCTCTAAGTGGTTGCCTATGGCTCCATTTAACACAGATTTACCGGAAATTTTGCTTTGAGTCAAAATTTTCTTTGTGATATCCCAACTTTTGTTCCAATCGATTTTTTTTTGACTCTTCATTCCCAAACTCTCTGTATCGAAACATTTACGTATAGCCAAGATATTTGTCTTTCCCAATCTGAATGCCTTTCCTCGATTCTCTTGCTTTTGTTGGAAAAGAATAGGCGCTGGCCTCAAGCCTTCCCCGAGAAAAGGCCTGAATTCTTCCTTGCCTTGTCCGTTTTCTCTCAAAACTTGGTAAAAAACTTCGAAAATAGGAATTCTGAATGGCACTCACCCACCCGCAGTCTGCACTTTTTGCAGGAGAAAAACCTTTCCCTATCATCCCAGCATGTGAACACTTTGCTGGCTCAGAAAAGTTGATCACAAAAGCTCTTGAGCTTCAGAATAAATTGGGCGGTCTCTTTGACATAACCATGGACTGTGAAGATGGTGCCCAAACTGGAAAAGAAAAAGAACATGCGGAGATGATCGTTCGAATCCAAAACTCAGAACTCAACAAACACAAAATGAGTGGGGTGAGGATCCATGATTATACCAACGAACACTGGAGAAGTGACGTAGATATCATTGTACCAGGTGCTGGAAACGTAATTGCATATATTACGATTCCCAAGCCTACAAAGGCAAGCCAAGTCAAAGAACAAATTACCTACATCCAAGAAGCTTGCAAAAAAGCAGGCATCAAACGAGAAATACCCATCCACGTATTGATAGAAACACATGGGGCTCTCGCAGAAGTTTTCGAAATCGCAGCACTCCCATGGCTCCAAGTTTTGGACTTTGGTTTGATGGACTTTATTTCAGGACACCACGGTGCCATTCCAGCTAGCTGTATGAAGTCGCCTGGTCAGTTCGACCACGAACTATTGAGAAGAGCAAAATCTACTATGGTAGCCGCAGCTCTTATGAATGGAGTGATCCCTGCACATAACGTAACACTCGACCTAAAAAATACCTACCAAACTTACCAAGATGCAAAAAGAGCACACGATGAATTTGGTTTCTTACGTATGTGGTCTATTTATCCTGCACAAATCCAGTCAATCTTAGATGCAATGGCACCAAACTTTGCTGAAACGCAAACAGCTTGTGATATTTTAATCAAAGCGCAGGATGCAGATTGGGGTCCTATCCAACATGATGGAGACCTTCACGATCGCGCAACGTATCGTTATTTCTGGGAGTTGGTGCAAAGAGCAAAACTCACAGGACAAAAGCTCCCTGAAGAAGTCGTAAAACGATTCTTCGCTTAATCCACCTTTGTTGCCCCTTTCCGTGTGGAGAGGGGTGGCTTTTCCCCATTCGTTTTTTCTCGAATCATCTCTTTTACTTTTTCTAACCAAACTTCCTGCAATCGATTTTGTTTTTCGGCAAAATCCAAAGTCACACTCCAAAAGTCATGGTCGGGGTGTTTTTCCCAATCCATCTTTAACTCTTTGCGAAAGGTCTGCAAGGCAGTCAGGTCTTCTTTAGTTTTTTCTGTTTCAAGTTCTAATTGTTCAAGCAACCGAGAGGCTTGCATATGGCGCCCAAAAAACACCTTAAACATAAGTTCATTTCGTTTGTGAACCTGTATCTTGGAACTATTCATCCACTTGCGAAATTCTTCGAGTCCAGTTCTTGTAATTTTATATACTTTCTTTTTCTTTCCTTCTCGATCGACTCTTTCCCATTCTTTGATCCATCCACTTTCTTCTAACTTAGAAAGAGTTGGATAAATTTGTCCAAAACTTTCACTCCAAAAAAAACTAATCGTAGATTCGATGTACTTATGGATTTCATAACCGTTCATTTCGCACTGAGCTAAGATTCCCAACAATGCATATTGAGTTTTACTTTCTCGTCTCTTCATCCTTCTTTCCTGAGGATTTCATTCAAAAACAACTTATAAGTTTGGATGACTTCATTGGGTGCCTCCACTTGAGGCCAATGCCCAATTTTTTCGGAGAGATAATAGACAGATGCTTTGGAGTATTCTTTTCTAAAACGTTCCGCCATATGAATGCCAGAGTTGGGGTCAAATGGCCCACAGATATAGCAAAAGGGAATCTTCGTTTTGTGGAGAGCTTCTATCCACCTCTTTTGGTACTTCACTTTTTCAAAGACCAAACGACCGATGCGATAGGCGATGGCTTTCCCATCGCCTTCGTTTAATATCTTCCAATACTCGTCTAAGAGACTTTGCTCTGGTTGGGTCTCGGGTCCAAATACGGAAAAAAGGGAAGACTCAATTGACTTTCGCGAGATCTTACTACTCATCCATTTCCCAAAAAAATTGGGAGTTTGGGAGAGAAGCCTTTGGATGAAACGAGGTCTATAGACATCAGTGAACAAACCACCATTCATAAAAGCAATGGATTCAATTTTAAAACCTAAGGTATCTTCCTTTACGATCATTTCCTGAACCACACTCACTCCCAAATCGTGTGCGAATATATGAACAGATGGAATCTTTAGCTGAAAAAGAATCGTTTGCACAATGTCCACATACTCTGCAAAGGAATAGACATGTTCTTGTGGTTTGGAAGAAAATCCCATACCTAAAAAGTCCAAGTAAGTTATACGGTACTCTTTTGAAAATTCAGGAAGGATATAGTTCCAATCAAAACTATTGAAGGGATAACCATGTAAAAGCAAGAGATCTTTTCCCTTACCGATTTGATTGAAAAAGATAGAATGGCCTTTGTAGGAAACAAAACTTCCACCCGCCTTCATTTCTTCCGCTGTTTTGTATAGGAAATTTAACATATATCTAATAGATATATCTTTTAGATATAAATGTCAATACAAAAATATTTCTTTGAGACCCCTTAGATTTGTGTGGGCTCTATCCACTTTGTTACGTGTTTCGGGGAATAGGCTAACATTTGGTCCAAAACATGAGAAATGGAGTTTGCTACGAGAAGCATCTCTTTGTTTTCCTGCTTCAAAAACCCACTTTTCACCATTTGATCAAGGAGAAGGAGGAGTGGCTCATAAAATCCATTGAGATTGAGTAAAGCAATGGGTTTTTCAAGTAGACCCAATTGAGACCAAGTCAGGACCTCAAACAATTCTTCCATCGTGCCGAAGCCACCAGGCAAGGCGATGACTCCATCTGAAAGTTCGTTCATTTTGCTCTTTCTTTCATGCATACTCTCAACTAAGAGGAGTTCAGTCAAACTGGTATGTGCAATTTCCTTTTTTTGCAGAAAGTTTGGTAAAACTCCTATTACCTGACCACCCTTACTCAATGTACCTTCTGCAACGGCACCCATGAGGCCAACATTAGCTCCCCCATACACAAGCGAGAAACCTCGCTCGCCAATGGCTTCACCTAACCGAAAGGCAGTTTCTCGGTAAAGGCTTTGGTCGCCGGAACTAGACCCACAAAACACACAGATACGTTTCATCATTGCTCCCAAGGTATGAGATACCTATTATCCAATCCGAAAAGATTCATGGATGGTGCTCCCAACAGCATCATCAGGCGTACGGAACGTTCGCTCCCAAAAATGGCAAATTCCTTTTTGGTCAATTGCTACAACGGTACTCACACGCGTCCCATAGCCCGGTACCCGGATTCGAATTGAAGAGAGTAGAATTTCCTTCTCCACACCTATGCCTGTATCAGGTAGTAACTTCTGGTCCGCACGCACTTGGTCATCCAAAAGGGAAAAAAAAGATGGGATGGGAAGAGATTCTTTACGACTTTCTGAGTCTAGAATGGAGGCAAAGCCAGATCGGATGCGACTCGTCTTTGGCCATTCTGTATTCCATTCTGCATTGCTAAGCGAATGGATGCCATCTGAGATGGTTTGCGATTCCGGAAGGCGATTGGAAACGTAAAGATCTGTTTTCAGATCGGAAACAAATAAATTGAATCCAGGGTATTTGTCCTTATCGTTTTGGATTTCTTCTATGTACTCCCTTGGGCTACTCTTTGCCAATAAAAAGCCGCTCACAAGCTTACCACGTGAAAGAGGTGAACTAGGATTGGGTTCTCGTAAATTTCTTCTGTTGGTAAGAAATGCGAGCCTTCCTTTTTTGGATACACCAAGCCAGGTTCCAAACGAGCTTAAGTCACGCCCTGCAAACACATCTTCTTGGTCCTCCCAATAGGCCGCTGCCTTCGTTGGGCGGTCAAAAAATTCATCTCGATTAGCAAGGATTAAATAAGGAAAAGAATCCCATACATTTTTTGCAAAGAGAACAAGGCACATAAAGAAAGAGTCTCATCACAAGAAAAAAAGTCAATAGATTCCAGTAGGAGTCCATTTCCAAGCCCCTACTCGGAAATTTTTCTTCTATTTATGGTTTAGCATGAGCTTTCGTCTAGATGTGGAACGCATATGATGATCCCAAGGGATCTGACGAGTTCCTTTTTCCATTAAAATTTGGATTGAATCCTTACACCTCAGGTGTGAGCATACAGAATTAGAGAATATGATGAAACTTGATGCAAACAAAGCGGTCTCAATCTTTCAAAATTCAGTCCTTGATTGGCATAAGGCACAGAAGCCAAGTGAAAACCCATTCCCAGAAAATACTTTAGAACATACCTTATACCAAAAAAACCAAATCGATACCATTCAATGGCACATCGAAGATGATATTCGAGTCCCAAACCTCGCCCTAGAGGAAGTGGTCGTCTTAAAGAGAAGGATAGATAAACTCAACCAAGAAAGAACGGATATGGTGGAAAGGCTGGATGATTTCATCTTGGAACTATTTCGCGATATACAACCCAAGCCCGGTGCCCGGTTGAATTCTGAAAGCCCCGCTTGGCTTCTCGACCGCATGAGTATATTAGAGCTTAAAATCTTTCACATGCAAGAACAAGTCGATCGGACAGATAGTGCCGCTACATCTCAGCACATAGAAACATGTAAAAAGAAATTGTCTGTGCTTCTCGAACAACGAGCCGACCTAAAAATTTGTTTGGATGAACTTTTGGAAGATTATGCAAAGGGCGACAAGAAGATGAAGGTTTACCGACAGATGAAAATGTACAATGACCAAAATCTAAACCCTTCGCTTTACAACGCTAAAAAATGAATCTTCTCGTCATCAGATTTTCAGCCATGGGGGATGTTGCCTTGATGACACCAGCTCTCATTGCCATTGCAGCGAAATATTCCAATGTGCAACTGACAATCGTTACAAGAGGCAATTTTGCACCTTTCTTTTATAACATCCCGAATGTGAATGTCCTCGGTATCAATCTAAAAAAATACAAAGGTATGTTCGGACTCTGGAAGTTGTATAGAGAGATCAACAAAATAGGCCCTTATGATAAAATCATCGACTTACATGGCTCCCTTAGGTCCAGACTCATCTCCTTTCTATTTTGGTTCCAAAAAGTAGAGTCCTTTCGCATCATTAAAGGTAGAAAAGAGAAATTACAACAAACAAGACGCCACAATAAAAAACTCGAAAAACTCCCTCACACGGTAGATCGTTATCTCAATGTTTTTAAAAAAGCAGGTTTGGATGCACCGGTGCGAAAAGGCCCTTGGCTGAATGTGGACGGAGAATCCAAAATGTTTGCCAAAGATTTTTTTAAGTCGATCGGTTTGGATAAAAAAGAAGGCCAATGGTTTGGGTTTGCACCTTTTGCTGGACATGCACTTAAGGAATGGAGTTTTGAAAAATCAAAACGGCTGGTAAAGATCCTACTCGAAGAGTTTTCGGATTGCCATATTTTCTTGTTTGGTGGCAAAGATGAATTACATGAACTCGAAATCTTAAAGGATAAAGAAAGCCGTGTCAATATTGTGCAAGGTGCACATCTAGGTATCCGAGGTGAGTTGGGAGTAATGGAAAGATTGGATCTTTTGATTGGGATGGACTCCTCCAACGTTCACATCGCTGCCCTACTCAAAAAACCAGTGATAGGCATCTTTGGCACAACACACCCTCTTTCTGGATTTGGCCCATTTGCGCAAGAGGATACTGGTGTACTCCAAGTAGAACTTGCCTGTAGACCATGCTCTATCTATGGAAATGTGAAATGTTGGCGCGGAGACCATGCTTGTATGGAATTGATAGATCCTTATGACGTAGTGAGAAGGATACGAGTCTTACAAAATGTAAATACTCTGTGGTAGACAATGAAAGTCTTAAGGCGAACAATCTTTTTTTTGGTATGTCTCTCACTGGTAGAGATTTTGCATTCAGAAGATATATCGCCAGGCTACCAAGACTTTGATTCGGATACTCCGACTACCATCCTACCCTCCCCCAATCAGAAAAAATACGAAGAACAAATATCCTGCGATGAATCTTGCACCAAAATTTCTTTTACTTCCAATGATACAGGAGAAAACCAAGTTTGGGATGCCTTTGGAAAAAATGCGGGAAAGATTCTTGTAGAAATCAACGAACCGTTCCTAAAATTAGATGACCCAAAACTGGAAGATTATCTCGAATACTTACGAGAGATTTCAAAACGACAGGGGACTGTACACTTTGAACCTTATTACATAGGATACAAAGGTTTTGGCTTAACAGATCTTCCCATTTTAAAAGATATGTTGGGAGTATCCTATAACATTTACAAACGTCTGAGATCCTTTTTTGTTTTTGGTAGACTCAAAGCCTACAATGCAAAAGTTTTATACCACCCTCAAAAACATCACATCCTACTTATTTTCTTTTATCACAAAAATTACGGCAATCTATGTGACACGGTGTACGCAACCTGTGCAACAATTCAATATTTGGATGACGAAACATTTGATTTAAACCTTGCAAAATCTATCCAAAAGATTTCGGCGAACCAACCGATAGAAATTCGTTTTGACCAGACACCGGCAGAACTCCCGCAAACTCGTTTAAACCTAGAGCATTTGCTTGCCGTGAATCGATCGGCTAGGATCTACAAATGGCTCATCCTTTCCCGAAGCACAGAAGTAAAACCCGAAAAGAGAGAACGATTTTTGGATTTAGGTCTCATCGTTAGTCTTTTGGACTATAGCCTTCAGGCCTATGAAATGGTGGAAGCCATCCAAATGTATTGGCCGATCCGATCCCTTAAAACGGAAGTCCTCTATGAAGACCGCAATGAGGGTCGATTACTCCGCTCTATAGTGGTTTCCAAACCCTAAAAAGCTTGAAACGGGTTATTATTTCCCTGAGGACATAGTTTAGAATCAGTCTAAATATTGACAAATTTAGGACAACTGAGAGCTTTGCGCGTATGGAAGCAAATTACCAGAAAACTAAGGAGATCTTAGAATCTTACGGCATCCGAGCGACTTCCCAGCGTTTGGAAATGGCACATTTGCTTCTGTCGGCGCACAAACACTTTACGGCCGAGGAAATCTTTCATCTCATCAATTCCCACTTTCCACATGCCTCGCGTGCGACTATATTCAATAACCTAAAACTCTTCTCAGAGAAAGGTGTGATCGGGACTCTAGAATTGAAAAATGGTGTGACTCTATATGATTCCAATATGGAAAGACACCACCACGCAGTCGAAGAAGGCACCGGTCGCATCATAGATGTTTACCTGGATGAAGAGACCGAATCAAAAGTCCATGCACTCATGAAAGAAGAATTGGAAAAGAGCACGGGAAAATCCTGGAAGAACACTAGGATTATGATCACCCTAAAAGGGGAATCCTAGAGTCTCTTTACATAAAGTCCATTAGCATATCAAAGAGTGATGATTTCTTTTCTTTTCCTTTCATTGCCTCTATTACCTTTTCATAGACAGATTCCATTTCATCTACACAGCGCCCCATTTCATGGCCAGAGGCAATATCCAGAGAATTTTTAGAGAACGTTTTGTACGTGCTTGGATTGGACAAAAGTTGAATGGACAATTTGGCTAACATTGCTACATCGAAAGGTGGCGCAATGTACCCATTTTTTTCATTTTGGATAAGCTCCGGCAAAGCAAAGGAGTCCACGCCAACCGCAGGAAGTCCACAAGCAATGGCTTCTAAAACAACCAATCCTTGTGTCTCCATGGTGGAGGCAGTTAAAAAGAGATCATACTTGGGATAAATCTCATGTAGCTGAGCATTTGGAACAAAGCCAGTGAAATGTACCGAAGGAGCAATCTCCAAGTGTTCCGCTTGCCTCTTTAACGAGTCTATGGCCGGACCCTCTCCAATGATGGTAAGCGTGGCTTTTGGATAGGTTTTGGTAATTTCTTTGAAGGCATTGATGACTACATCACAATTTTTTTCATATGAAATCCGCCCTACATGTAAAAACTTTGGTTCATCTCCCGAGAAGGACTTTACTTTCCCAGTGAATCTTTTTAGGTCCATTCCATTGGAAACAACGGTAATCGGTCTATGAATTCCGTATTCAACGAGTTGCTTTTTGATTAAATGGCTTGGAGAAATGACAACATCACAGCGATTATAGATATCATTACAGATTTTTAAAATGATTTTTTTCCGTATATTAAAGTTATCAAATTTTACCAATTTATCTAATTCATCCAAATTCAGCTTCTTTTTGAATTTGTTAATTTTTAAGAACAGTTTGTCCATTTTGAATAGGCGATAAAAAGAAACATACATCTCTTGTTCAGCCATCAATGTATGGTAGGTGCCAATTGTAGGTATCCCAAATCTCTCTGCTGCATTGACTGCATAGAGACCCATAAGACCAGGTGTGTGGATATGGATGAGATCTGGTTTAAAGTCTTCGATGACTTTTTTGATTTTTCCTGGGGATGGTAAAACAACTTTTATATCTGGATAGGAAGGCAAAAAACCCGATCGGAATCGGATGACGTGGATCTGGTCGCCCATTCTTTCAAAATCGTCTTCGCCATATCTAGGCGCACAAATTGTAAATTCATGACCGCGTAGGCTTAAAAGTTCGCTGAAATTCTTAATGGAAACAGCCACTCCATCTGTTTTAGGAAGGAAAGTATCGGAAAAATACAAGACTCTCAAGCGGAACCTCTTTACAAAAAGTATCCATCTAATACCATACGGTATAGAAATGTTATACCGAGCCTACGTCTCTCTTTTAACCTTGTCCATCATTTCCTGTGCTTTCTCAGTGAGTTTGAGTCAGCTTTTTTTGAGTATTACTTTGTTTTTATATCTCTTCCTCCCTGGAAAACCAAAGATGAATTCCGCCATTTTTGTCTCTTTGGTGATGTTCTATGCCTGGCAATGCACTGATGTGCTCTACCATTTTGGAAGGGGCGGTTTTGCAATTGAAAGTTTGAAACAACTATCCAAGAGCGAATTTAAAGACATCTTGCTTTTGTCCGCTTTTTTTGTAGTGCATGGTATTAAACAGGAAGACCAAAAACGACTTCATAGAAGTTTCCAAATCTTTGGGTATGTAATCCTGGTTACTGGCCTACTGGCAAGTTTTTCCTCCATTCGGCTGGCACGATTGGTATCCGACCTATACCAAACATCTCAAACTTGGCCCTACCAACACCATTACGGAAGTTTGGCGAGTATAGACTACTATGTTCCGATTGGACTAATGAACACTCATTTGACTTTTGGCGGGCTTATCTCTTTCGTATATCCTTTCTTTCTCTTCCAATTTTTTGAGGCCTGGAAAAAGAACCAAAACAAAATGCAGATCTTTGCAAAAGGGTTTAGTTTCTTCGCCATCACTCTTGTATATTTTTTAAATAACGCTCGCTCTGCGATGATTGGAACTCTCTTGAGTATCGCTATCGGACTTTATATATTGATCTTTATTGAAAAAGCTGTATCACAAAAAATTGTGAAGAGAACCCTAATCTCGATTTCAATTTTTTTCCTTTTGCTGGCTGCCCTCACCTATACCTCACCTAGTTTGCAAAAAGCAATCAAGCCATTGTTTGGCTCTGAAAAACACACTGATTCTGGTAGAACATTTATTTGGGATTCCAGCCTTCCTTTGATCCAAGAAAATTTTACCTTTGGGATTGGGCCTGGAAATTATCCGAGAGAAATAGAACGGTCACGCAAACAAAGAGAGTTAGAGCACCCAAACTTAGCCTACTTTTATGAAGTAACGCAAAGAGGACATTCTCATAATGACTACTTCCATTTGGCGGTCATCTTTGGCATTCCGGCCGCTATATTTTATTTTTGTATCGGTATCCAAATCGTACGTAGTGTCCTATCGACTCAAATCGATCTATCCATCCGTTATATGTGCCTTGGTCTTGTTGGTTTTTTTCTCT from the Leptospira ryugenii genome contains:
- a CDS encoding TIGR00730 family Rossman fold protein — translated: MMKRICVFCGSSSGDQSLYRETAFRLGEAIGERGFSLVYGGANVGLMGAVAEGTLSKGGQVIGVLPNFLQKKEIAHTSLTELLLVESMHERKSKMNELSDGVIALPGGFGTMEELFEVLTWSQLGLLEKPIALLNLNGFYEPLLLLLDQMVKSGFLKQENKEMLLVANSISHVLDQMLAYSPKHVTKWIEPTQI
- a CDS encoding glycosyltransferase, with the protein product MRVLYFSDTFLPKTDGVAVSIKNFSELLSLRGHEFTICAPRYGEDDFERMGDQIHVIRFRSGFLPSYPDIKVVLPSPGKIKKVIEDFKPDLIHIHTPGLMGLYAVNAAERFGIPTIGTYHTLMAEQEMYVSFYRLFKMDKLFLKINKFKKKLNLDELDKLVKFDNFNIRKKIILKICNDIYNRCDVVISPSHLIKKQLVEYGIHRPITVVSNGMDLKRFTGKVKSFSGDEPKFLHVGRISYEKNCDVVINAFKEITKTYPKATLTIIGEGPAIDSLKRQAEHLEIAPSVHFTGFVPNAQLHEIYPKYDLFLTASTMETQGLVVLEAIACGLPAVGVDSFALPELIQNEKNGYIAPPFDVAMLAKLSIQLLSNPSTYKTFSKNSLDIASGHEMGRCVDEMESVYEKVIEAMKGKEKKSSLFDMLMDFM
- the perRA gene encoding peroxide-responsive transcriptional repressor PerRA, with product MEANYQKTKEILESYGIRATSQRLEMAHLLLSAHKHFTAEEIFHLINSHFPHASRATIFNNLKLFSEKGVIGTLELKNGVTLYDSNMERHHHAVEEGTGRIIDVYLDEETESKVHALMKEELEKSTGKSWKNTRIMITLKGES
- a CDS encoding PadR family transcriptional regulator, producing the protein MKRRESKTQYALLGILAQCEMNGYEIHKYIESTISFFWSESFGQIYPTLSKLEESGWIKEWERVDREGKKKKVYKITRTGLEEFRKWMNSSKIQVHKRNELMFKVFFGRHMQASRLLEQLELETEKTKEDLTALQTFRKELKMDWEKHPDHDFWSVTLDFAEKQNRLQEVWLEKVKEMIREKTNGEKPPLSTRKGATKVD
- a CDS encoding alpha/beta fold hydrolase, with product MLNFLYKTAEEMKAGGSFVSYKGHSIFFNQIGKGKDLLLLHGYPFNSFDWNYILPEFSKEYRITYLDFLGMGFSSKPQEHVYSFAEYVDIVQTILFQLKIPSVHIFAHDLGVSVVQEMIVKEDTLGFKIESIAFMNGGLFTDVYRPRFIQRLLSQTPNFFGKWMSSKISRKSIESSLFSVFGPETQPEQSLLDEYWKILNEGDGKAIAYRIGRLVFEKVKYQKRWIEALHKTKIPFCYICGPFDPNSGIHMAERFRKEYSKASVYYLSEKIGHWPQVEAPNEVIQTYKLFLNEILRKEG
- a CDS encoding DUF4254 domain-containing protein, whose protein sequence is MKLDANKAVSIFQNSVLDWHKAQKPSENPFPENTLEHTLYQKNQIDTIQWHIEDDIRVPNLALEEVVVLKRRIDKLNQERTDMVERLDDFILELFRDIQPKPGARLNSESPAWLLDRMSILELKIFHMQEQVDRTDSAATSQHIETCKKKLSVLLEQRADLKICLDELLEDYAKGDKKMKVYRQMKMYNDQNLNPSLYNAKK
- a CDS encoding O-antigen ligase family protein, which encodes MLYRAYVSLLTLSIISCAFSVSLSQLFLSITLFLYLFLPGKPKMNSAIFVSLVMFYAWQCTDVLYHFGRGGFAIESLKQLSKSEFKDILLLSAFFVVHGIKQEDQKRLHRSFQIFGYVILVTGLLASFSSIRLARLVSDLYQTSQTWPYQHHYGSLASIDYYVPIGLMNTHLTFGGLISFVYPFFLFQFFEAWKKNQNKMQIFAKGFSFFAITLVYFLNNARSAMIGTLLSIAIGLYILIFIEKAVSQKIVKRTLISISIFFLLLAALTYTSPSLQKAIKPLFGSEKHTDSGRTFIWDSSLPLIQENFTFGIGPGNYPREIERSRKQRELEHPNLAYFYEVTQRGHSHNDYFHLAVIFGIPAAIFYFCIGIQIVRSVLSTQIDLSIRYMCLGLVGFFLSGLLQCYFQDDEVLIVFFYFLGYLNLSVIQAKET
- a CDS encoding glycosyltransferase family 9 protein — protein: MNLLVIRFSAMGDVALMTPALIAIAAKYSNVQLTIVTRGNFAPFFYNIPNVNVLGINLKKYKGMFGLWKLYREINKIGPYDKIIDLHGSLRSRLISFLFWFQKVESFRIIKGRKEKLQQTRRHNKKLEKLPHTVDRYLNVFKKAGLDAPVRKGPWLNVDGESKMFAKDFFKSIGLDKKEGQWFGFAPFAGHALKEWSFEKSKRLVKILLEEFSDCHIFLFGGKDELHELEILKDKESRVNIVQGAHLGIRGELGVMERLDLLIGMDSSNVHIAALLKKPVIGIFGTTHPLSGFGPFAQEDTGVLQVELACRPCSIYGNVKCWRGDHACMELIDPYDVVRRIRVLQNVNTLW
- a CDS encoding esterase/lipase family protein, whose product is MKSQKKIDWNKSWDITKKILTQSKISGKSVLNGAIGNHLERFDFLAQGMGFFVNGQAVPITKEELQKRTFNSRICILIHGLVSDETMWKIPKTDSDYGSLLKEDLGIEPFYLRYNSGRHISDNGKEFDELLSFLVKQLPKECKEIDLIGHSMGGLVIRSACYYGKKRKSKWIDKVKNVIFIGSPHHGAPLEKLGNTVSTVLGKIPNPFTYLTKKAINLRSDGIKDLRYGFLVEEDWKGKDLDQYIRFEKTHVPLLPKVKYYVITGTLMEDTSHWLSELFGDAIVGKWSGRGKSADEKDELLIPKENFREFGGITHIQLMHDLKVYDQIKIWLQ
- a CDS encoding NRDE family protein, with translation MCLVLFAKNVWDSFPYLILANRDEFFDRPTKAAAYWEDQEDVFAGRDLSSFGTWLGVSKKGRLAFLTNRRNLREPNPSSPLSRGKLVSGFLLAKSSPREYIEEIQNDKDKYPGFNLFVSDLKTDLYVSNRLPESQTISDGIHSLSNAEWNTEWPKTSRIRSGFASILDSESRKESLPIPSFFSLLDDQVRADQKLLPDTGIGVEKEILLSSIRIRVPGYGTRVSTVVAIDQKGICHFWERTFRTPDDAVGSTIHESFRIG
- a CDS encoding HpcH/HpaI aldolase/citrate lyase family protein; its protein translation is MALTHPQSALFAGEKPFPIIPACEHFAGSEKLITKALELQNKLGGLFDITMDCEDGAQTGKEKEHAEMIVRIQNSELNKHKMSGVRIHDYTNEHWRSDVDIIVPGAGNVIAYITIPKPTKASQVKEQITYIQEACKKAGIKREIPIHVLIETHGALAEVFEIAALPWLQVLDFGLMDFISGHHGAIPASCMKSPGQFDHELLRRAKSTMVAAALMNGVIPAHNVTLDLKNTYQTYQDAKRAHDEFGFLRMWSIYPAQIQSILDAMAPNFAETQTACDILIKAQDADWGPIQHDGDLHDRATYRYFWELVQRAKLTGQKLPEEVVKRFFA